The following proteins are encoded in a genomic region of Flammeovirga pectinis:
- a CDS encoding sugar 3,4-ketoisomerase, whose translation MTLKKKKLINSVPRIIELEEHGSYSMGFLTPVQEMKQVPFLIKRVFWTHGANKDTVRGNHAHKETEEVIVAINGTIEVEVILEDMKRQVFLLDNPCQGLYLPPRVWRTLYFSKGAISVTLASSDYDPDDYEKDMVNWLQRDYTDDKFYS comes from the coding sequence ATGACTTTAAAGAAGAAGAAGTTGATTAACTCTGTTCCTAGAATAATAGAATTAGAAGAACATGGCTCCTACAGTATGGGGTTCTTAACACCTGTGCAAGAAATGAAACAGGTGCCTTTTCTCATTAAAAGAGTATTTTGGACGCATGGAGCAAATAAAGATACTGTTAGAGGAAACCACGCACACAAAGAAACTGAAGAAGTTATTGTTGCTATAAATGGTACAATTGAAGTAGAGGTTATCTTGGAAGATATGAAACGCCAGGTATTTTTACTTGATAACCCATGCCAAGGGTTGTACTTACCTCCAAGGGTTTGGCGTACTTTATATTTTAGCAAAGGAGCAATTTCCGTTACGTTAGCATCTTCGGATTACGACCCAGATGATTACGAAAAAGACATGGTAAATTGGTTGCAAAGGGATTATACAGACGATAAATTTTATTCTTAA
- a CDS encoding C1 family peptidase codes for MKFISFRNVIASVLLASISSVTALAQDPGIVDGTNLKVVHQVKTTPVKSQGRTGTCWSFSTTSFIESELMRKGKGEFDISEMYFVRNTYPNKAERYVRRHGKTQFGEGGLAHDVMHVISENGFVPNGAYDGKNGSKGQYDHQELFGVMESMLTTLASASSVTDHWKDALNAVLDAYMGETPEEFEVDGKEYTPKSFAKTMDFDPKDYIELTSFTNYDDYAPCVLQIPDNWSNGIYYNLPLDQLQRVMDNALDKGYSLAWDGDVSEKSFSHQNGKATIEDKNGKEPKVSTEARQEAYNSYATTDDHLMHIVGVVKDDDGKKYYVTKNSWGASSNDFGGYLYMSEGYIQMKTVSVMVHKDAIPNDIKKKIGLI; via the coding sequence ATGAAGTTTATTTCTTTTAGAAATGTAATAGCTTCTGTTTTACTAGCAAGTATTTCTTCTGTAACAGCATTAGCTCAAGATCCTGGAATTGTAGATGGTACTAATTTAAAAGTTGTACATCAAGTAAAGACAACTCCTGTAAAGAGTCAGGGAAGAACAGGTACATGTTGGAGTTTTTCAACTACCTCTTTCATTGAGTCTGAATTAATGCGTAAAGGGAAAGGAGAATTCGATATTTCGGAAATGTATTTTGTTAGAAATACGTATCCAAATAAAGCAGAAAGATATGTGCGCAGACACGGTAAAACTCAATTTGGAGAAGGTGGCTTAGCACATGATGTAATGCATGTAATTTCAGAAAATGGATTTGTTCCTAATGGTGCATACGATGGCAAGAATGGTTCAAAAGGACAATATGACCACCAAGAGTTATTTGGGGTAATGGAGAGTATGTTAACAACATTAGCTTCAGCTTCTTCTGTAACAGACCATTGGAAAGATGCTTTAAATGCAGTTTTGGATGCTTACATGGGTGAAACGCCTGAAGAATTTGAGGTTGACGGAAAAGAATACACACCAAAATCTTTTGCAAAAACAATGGATTTTGACCCTAAAGATTATATTGAGTTGACATCATTTACAAATTATGATGATTATGCTCCGTGTGTGTTGCAAATTCCAGACAACTGGTCAAATGGAATTTATTATAATCTACCACTAGATCAATTACAAAGAGTAATGGATAATGCTTTGGATAAAGGTTATTCTTTAGCTTGGGATGGAGATGTTAGTGAGAAGTCTTTTTCTCATCAAAATGGAAAAGCAACAATAGAAGATAAAAACGGTAAGGAACCTAAAGTTTCAACAGAAGCTCGTCAGGAAGCTTACAATTCTTATGCAACAACAGACGATCATCTTATGCATATTGTAGGTGTTGTAAAAGATGATGATGGAAAAAAATATTATGTTACTAAAAATTCATGGGGTGCAAGCTCGAATGATTTTGGTGGATATTTATATATGTCTGAAGGATACATCCAAATGAAAACTGTGTCGGTAATGGTACATAAGGATGCGATCCCTAACGATATTAAAAAGAAAATTGGTCTAATTTAA
- the yidD gene encoding membrane protein insertion efficiency factor YidD translates to MKKVFAQFLVILVRSYQLLISPYTPSSCRYSPTCSEYTIQALKKHGLVKGGKLAFKRIKSCHPWGGSGYDPVP, encoded by the coding sequence ATGAAAAAGGTTTTTGCACAGTTTTTAGTGATTTTAGTGAGAAGTTACCAACTTTTAATCTCACCATATACGCCTTCATCATGTAGATATTCACCTACATGTTCTGAGTATACTATCCAAGCTTTAAAAAAACATGGTTTAGTAAAAGGAGGTAAGCTTGCTTTTAAACGAATAAAGAGTTGCCATCCGTGGGGAGGTAGTGGATATGACCCTGTACCTTAA
- the sucD gene encoding succinate--CoA ligase subunit alpha — translation MSVLVNKDSKVIVQGFTGSEGSFHAEQMIAYGTNVVGGVTPGKGGQTHLDRPVFNTVSDAVTQAGANVSIIFVPPAFAADAIMEAADAGIKVIIAITEGIPVADMVKAKNYLTGKDVTLIGPNCPGVITPGEAKVGIMPGFIFSPGKVGIVSKSGTLTYEAADQIVKAGFGVSTAIGIGGDPIIGTSTKEAVQLLMADPDTEAIVMIGEIGGNYEAEASKWIQEQGNPKPVVGFIAGQTAPKGRRMGHAGAIVGGEDDTAEAKMRIMAECGIAVSKSPADIGDTLSKLLVKA, via the coding sequence ATGAGTGTATTGGTCAATAAAGACTCAAAAGTAATTGTTCAAGGATTCACAGGATCTGAGGGCAGTTTCCACGCCGAGCAAATGATTGCTTACGGCACAAATGTAGTAGGTGGAGTTACTCCAGGTAAAGGAGGACAAACTCACCTAGATCGTCCTGTATTTAATACTGTATCTGATGCAGTAACTCAAGCGGGTGCTAATGTTTCTATCATTTTTGTACCACCAGCTTTTGCTGCTGATGCAATTATGGAAGCTGCAGATGCTGGAATCAAAGTAATTATTGCAATTACTGAAGGAATTCCTGTTGCAGATATGGTAAAAGCGAAAAACTACTTAACAGGTAAAGATGTAACACTTATCGGACCTAACTGTCCTGGTGTTATCACTCCAGGTGAAGCTAAAGTTGGTATTATGCCAGGCTTTATTTTCTCTCCAGGTAAGGTAGGTATCGTTTCTAAATCAGGAACTTTAACGTACGAAGCAGCAGATCAAATTGTGAAAGCTGGTTTCGGTGTTTCTACTGCAATTGGAATTGGTGGTGATCCAATTATTGGAACATCTACTAAAGAAGCTGTACAGTTATTAATGGCTGACCCTGATACTGAAGCAATCGTAATGATTGGTGAAATTGGTGGTAACTATGAAGCTGAAGCTTCTAAATGGATCCAAGAACAAGGTAATCCAAAACCTGTTGTTGGTTTTATTGCAGGTCAAACTGCTCCAAAAGGTAGAAGAATGGGTCATGCTGGTGCTATCGTTGGTGGCGAAGATGACACTGCTGAAGCAAAAATGCGTATTATGGCAGAGTGTGGAATTGCGGTTTCAAAATCTCCAGCTGATATTGGTGATACATTATCTAAGCTTTTAGTTAAAGCATAG
- a CDS encoding OmpA family protein produces MRFTHLLTKNPLCYFLLFISSITLAENNEFTLKGLYLDSKTGNTVEGVKVCVENTKSGAKTTIYTDQEGKFVITLNDESDFTVHGTKPKYFDQLIHSFSTVGLSTEEEIDVTYTIDEVRLNETYVFSNLEFEINSHYKINNGEEHIQVLSDLMKEFSNIKVTVKVHSDSRGSDEYNKEVTQRRADYIKELLMAEKILASNIFAEGIGEDELINKCDNGVKCSNSMHLQNRRVEFILESI; encoded by the coding sequence ATGCGATTTACTCATTTACTTACTAAAAACCCTTTGTGCTACTTTTTGCTATTTATCTCATCAATTACTTTAGCAGAAAATAATGAATTTACACTTAAAGGCCTTTACCTTGATAGTAAAACCGGTAATACGGTTGAAGGTGTTAAGGTTTGTGTAGAGAATACCAAAAGTGGTGCCAAGACTACAATTTATACAGATCAGGAAGGTAAATTCGTTATTACCTTAAATGATGAATCTGATTTTACAGTACATGGAACAAAACCAAAGTACTTTGATCAGTTAATACATTCATTTTCTACAGTTGGATTATCTACTGAAGAAGAAATTGATGTTACTTATACTATTGATGAAGTAAGACTCAATGAAACTTACGTTTTTTCAAATTTAGAATTTGAGATTAATAGTCATTATAAAATCAATAATGGCGAAGAACATATACAGGTGCTAAGTGATTTGATGAAAGAATTTTCAAACATAAAAGTTACTGTTAAAGTACATTCTGATTCTAGAGGTTCTGATGAATACAACAAAGAAGTAACACAAAGAAGAGCTGATTACATTAAAGAGCTTTTAATGGCTGAAAAGATTTTAGCATCTAACATCTTTGCTGAAGGAATTGGGGAAGACGAACTAATAAATAAATGCGATAATGGAGTTAAATGCTCTAATTCAATGCATTTACAAAACAGAAGAGTAGAATTTATATTAGAAAGTATCTAG
- a CDS encoding OmpA family protein: MIRGIIIYFYFLALSLTSVYAQTDDQFTVIGRINSDKGKSIEDVEVIVYTLNQNEKSNKVRLEQISSTISNEEGRYELHLPVDNNYKVAYFKSGWKTIDKPLIIHAIDAKENQKISVHSSLDKGDGLLTLNGIVINNSKELLRLYIHNVQSKTTLFLPDITKNFHTLLQSKGEYEIKVISDENYILYDEKIKVDAKSTEVDIMLSNYRKRLPNYPFDINTGQLSAEGKSELNLLAEEIKSDQTLKITIECHTDSRGDDEFNLKKSKEQAESIKNYLILQGVSPNRINANGFGENLLLNECKNNVKCSNLKHLENRRVEYLFSISNSN; this comes from the coding sequence ATGATTAGAGGGATTATCATATATTTTTACTTTTTAGCCCTTAGTCTTACTTCAGTCTACGCGCAGACTGATGATCAATTTACTGTTATTGGAAGAATTAATTCTGATAAAGGGAAAAGCATTGAAGATGTTGAAGTGATTGTGTATACCCTAAATCAAAACGAAAAAAGTAATAAAGTTCGGTTAGAACAAATCTCTTCTACTATATCTAATGAGGAAGGGAGATATGAATTGCACTTACCCGTAGATAATAATTATAAAGTTGCTTATTTTAAATCTGGTTGGAAAACTATTGATAAGCCTTTAATTATTCATGCAATTGATGCCAAAGAAAATCAAAAAATAAGTGTACATTCTAGTTTAGATAAAGGTGATGGATTACTTACTCTAAACGGTATTGTTATAAATAATAGCAAAGAATTACTTCGACTTTACATTCATAATGTACAGAGCAAAACAACGCTCTTCTTACCTGATATCACAAAAAACTTCCACACTTTATTACAATCTAAAGGGGAGTACGAGATTAAAGTAATTTCTGATGAGAATTATATTCTTTATGATGAAAAAATTAAAGTAGATGCAAAATCAACAGAAGTTGATATTATGCTAAGTAATTATAGAAAAAGACTTCCTAATTATCCTTTTGATATCAACACAGGTCAACTTTCTGCAGAAGGTAAATCTGAGCTCAATCTACTCGCTGAAGAAATAAAATCAGATCAGACTCTTAAAATTACTATTGAGTGTCATACCGATTCTAGAGGTGATGATGAATTCAATCTAAAAAAATCTAAAGAACAAGCAGAATCTATCAAAAACTACTTAATTTTACAAGGTGTATCTCCTAATAGGATAAATGCTAATGGTTTTGGTGAAAACTTATTACTAAATGAGTGTAAGAATAACGTAAAATGTTCTAACTTAAAGCATCTTGAAAACAGGAGAGTTGAATATTTATTTTCAATAAGCAATTCAAACTAA
- the ccsA gene encoding cytochrome c biogenesis protein CcsA has translation MIHSFIGDLGHISIIIAFVGAIISAIAYRITAIEKNELERQNWKKLARGTFIVHGFSIFGIVCILFYMIFNHYYEYHYVWSHSSDNLPVYYIVSSFWEGQEGSFLVWAFWHVLISIFVIKRSDEWEANVMFIIAAVQAFLVSMVLGITIFGHKIGSSPFILLRDAIEAPVFATNPNFIPEDGTGLNPLLQNIWMVIHPPTLFMGFALCIVPFAYVIAALIQRKYSEWVKPAMGWVVLAVCVLGIGIMMGAYWAYETLNFGGYWNWDPVENAVYVPWLILLAGLHLMLVQQKSKTALKSSMILLVGAFILILYSTFLTRSGVLGEASVHSFTDLGLSGQLLLYLLFFSTIAIVLFIVRWKDMPSDKEEPSAYSAEFWVFIGATILVLMSFQVLVPTSIPAWNALLSNLGIESNLAPPADAVTFYTKFQLWFSVAVALVSGTTQFFYWKRLNKENLWSTLSAPYVITLLIAASFIILGNVHQPSYIVLLTASIFSIVANLHVLTKFTKMKVSISGGSISHIGAALMLLGILSSSGFEKVISLNLSGRIYNSEFPEEMNKENVLLFRGHAKKMNQYNLTYKGPRLTSRDIDGYFDKEKVKIKINDPYHAIVIDDIIVNGETVAEIGDEIQIYNENIYYEIEYTDENGKSFSLFPRVQDNEQMGPIPSPDIATFWNKDMYTHITNLAVDENEVEWTAQDPMTMSIGDTIFLNDYVVIFDGVTPLKKAPGYTIKDDDVALEANLRVLVGNNKSIDLKPSYILTKVKRMGMGGVQEDWDAGIVPSVNRELGLRVSLKEIKPKENAFVFSADTTQKDWVIMKAIEKPFISILWIGTLLLGLGTGISTVRRFKDSRNSKSKTKPKSETKASELV, from the coding sequence ATGATCCACTCATTTATCGGTGATTTAGGGCATATTTCTATCATCATAGCTTTTGTAGGTGCAATAATTTCTGCAATTGCATACCGTATTACTGCCATTGAAAAAAATGAACTTGAACGTCAAAATTGGAAAAAATTAGCACGTGGTACATTTATAGTTCATGGTTTTTCAATTTTTGGTATTGTGTGTATTCTATTTTATATGATTTTTAATCATTATTACGAATATCACTATGTTTGGAGTCACTCTTCTGATAATTTACCTGTTTATTATATCGTTTCTAGTTTCTGGGAAGGACAAGAAGGAAGTTTTCTTGTTTGGGCATTTTGGCATGTACTGATAAGTATTTTTGTTATCAAAAGGTCTGATGAATGGGAAGCAAATGTAATGTTTATTATTGCTGCAGTTCAAGCCTTTTTAGTTTCTATGGTATTGGGAATTACAATTTTCGGTCATAAAATTGGATCATCACCTTTTATACTTTTAAGAGATGCAATAGAAGCCCCTGTTTTTGCTACAAATCCAAACTTCATTCCAGAAGATGGAACAGGTTTAAATCCACTACTTCAAAATATTTGGATGGTAATTCATCCTCCTACCTTGTTTATGGGTTTTGCGCTTTGTATTGTTCCTTTCGCTTATGTTATTGCTGCCTTAATACAAAGAAAATATTCTGAGTGGGTAAAACCTGCAATGGGTTGGGTTGTATTAGCTGTGTGTGTATTAGGTATCGGAATTATGATGGGTGCCTACTGGGCTTATGAAACACTTAATTTTGGTGGATATTGGAACTGGGATCCTGTAGAAAATGCTGTGTATGTTCCATGGTTAATTCTGTTAGCTGGACTACACTTAATGTTAGTACAACAAAAAAGTAAAACTGCTCTTAAATCAAGTATGATATTACTTGTTGGTGCATTTATTCTTATTCTATATTCTACATTCTTAACAAGAAGTGGTGTTCTTGGAGAAGCTTCAGTTCACTCTTTTACAGACCTTGGTTTATCAGGTCAACTATTATTATATCTATTATTCTTTTCTACTATAGCTATTGTACTTTTTATTGTACGATGGAAAGATATGCCAAGCGATAAAGAAGAGCCTAGTGCATATAGTGCTGAATTTTGGGTATTTATTGGTGCTACTATTCTTGTGTTAATGAGTTTCCAAGTACTTGTACCCACCTCTATTCCTGCATGGAATGCATTATTATCTAATTTAGGTATAGAATCTAACCTTGCTCCACCTGCTGATGCAGTTACTTTTTATACTAAATTTCAGTTATGGTTCTCTGTAGCTGTCGCTTTAGTTTCAGGTACTACGCAGTTCTTTTATTGGAAACGCCTTAATAAAGAAAATCTTTGGTCTACATTGTCAGCCCCTTATGTAATTACACTGTTAATTGCAGCCTCTTTTATCATATTGGGTAATGTACACCAACCGTCATATATCGTATTACTAACTGCTTCTATTTTTAGTATTGTAGCAAACCTTCATGTTCTAACTAAGTTTACTAAAATGAAGGTATCTATTTCAGGAGGTTCTATATCACATATTGGTGCAGCCCTTATGTTATTAGGTATTTTGAGTTCTTCTGGGTTCGAAAAAGTAATATCACTAAATCTATCAGGTAGAATTTATAATAGCGAGTTCCCTGAGGAAATGAACAAAGAGAACGTTCTTTTATTTAGAGGTCATGCTAAAAAAATGAATCAATATAACCTTACATATAAAGGACCTAGATTAACGTCTAGAGATATTGATGGTTATTTTGATAAAGAAAAAGTTAAGATAAAAATCAACGACCCTTACCATGCAATCGTTATTGACGATATAATAGTAAATGGTGAAACAGTTGCTGAGATCGGTGATGAAATTCAAATTTATAATGAGAATATTTATTATGAAATTGAATACACAGATGAAAATGGAAAATCATTCTCACTCTTCCCAAGAGTTCAAGATAACGAACAAATGGGGCCAATTCCTTCTCCAGATATTGCTACATTTTGGAACAAAGATATGTACACGCATATCACTAATTTAGCAGTTGATGAGAATGAGGTTGAATGGACAGCTCAAGATCCAATGACAATGTCAATTGGTGATACTATTTTCTTAAATGACTATGTAGTAATTTTTGATGGAGTCACTCCTCTAAAGAAAGCTCCAGGTTATACAATCAAGGATGATGATGTAGCACTAGAAGCCAACTTAAGAGTACTTGTAGGTAATAACAAAAGCATAGACTTAAAACCATCTTATATACTTACGAAAGTAAAACGTATGGGAATGGGGGGAGTTCAAGAAGATTGGGATGCTGGTATCGTTCCTTCTGTAAATAGAGAATTAGGTTTAAGAGTATCTTTAAAAGAAATTAAACCTAAAGAAAATGCATTTGTTTTCTCTGCTGATACTACGCAAAAAGATTGGGTAATTATGAAGGCTATCGAAAAACCTTTTATAAGTATCCTCTGGATTGGTACTCTTTTATTAGGTCTTGGAACTGGAATTTCAACAGTTAGAAGATTTAAAGATTCCAGAAATTCAAAATCAAAGACTAAACCGAAGTCAGAAACAAAAGCTTCTGAGTTAGTGTAA
- a CDS encoding heme exporter protein CcmB: protein MKSIASEIGILVRKEIALEWRERSNLNGLLLYTVSTIFVCYLSFNQRQVELSPITWNTLFWIIQLFAALNGAAKSFTQESGGRHFYYYQIVSPQSIILSKIIYNALLMVLVSFLALGFYSIVLGNPVQDPTLFMACVGLGAIGFSSSLTMVAGIAAKAQGNNTLMAILGLPAILPMILMLIKASKNAIDGIARSQTMDEIMVIFAIDIIVITVSYLLFPYLWRS from the coding sequence ATGAAATCAATAGCATCAGAAATCGGAATCTTAGTCCGAAAAGAAATTGCATTGGAATGGAGAGAAAGATCAAATCTTAACGGATTATTACTATATACTGTAAGTACAATATTCGTTTGTTATTTGAGTTTTAACCAACGGCAAGTAGAACTTTCTCCAATTACATGGAATACATTATTTTGGATAATACAATTGTTTGCCGCCTTAAATGGTGCTGCTAAAAGTTTTACTCAAGAATCAGGAGGTAGGCACTTTTATTATTACCAAATAGTAAGCCCTCAGTCTATAATTTTGTCTAAAATAATTTACAATGCTCTATTGATGGTACTTGTATCATTTTTAGCTTTAGGTTTTTATAGTATTGTTCTTGGTAATCCAGTGCAAGATCCTACATTATTTATGGCATGTGTTGGGTTAGGTGCAATTGGTTTTTCTTCGTCGTTAACAATGGTTGCTGGAATTGCTGCTAAAGCTCAAGGAAACAACACTTTAATGGCTATTTTAGGATTACCAGCTATATTACCAATGATACTAATGCTTATTAAAGCATCAAAAAATGCAATAGATGGCATTGCAAGAAGTCAGACTATGGATGAAATTATGGTCATCTTTGCAATTGATATAATTGTAATTACAGTTTCTTATCTTCTATTTCCGTATCTTTGGAGAAGTTAA
- the ccsA gene encoding cytochrome c biogenesis protein CcsA → MKGAWWKITAILLLAYTLIGGLLMDVPRLDILNETIRNLYFHVPMWFGMIIVLLASMVYSIKYLRNHKLEDDLWASELANSGILFGILGIVTGMIWAKFTWGSAWSGDPKQNGAAGGLMFYFAYIILRGSFKDEEQRARISAIFNIFAFAVFIPLIFVLPRLTDSLHPGNGGNPGFNAYDLDSKLRLIFYPAIIGWTLIGVWFAQIRVRMRKIENQILENE, encoded by the coding sequence ATGAAAGGCGCTTGGTGGAAAATCACTGCAATATTGCTCCTAGCATATACACTAATTGGAGGTCTCTTAATGGATGTACCTAGATTAGATATCCTTAATGAAACAATAAGAAATTTATATTTCCATGTACCAATGTGGTTTGGAATGATCATCGTACTATTAGCTTCGATGGTTTATTCCATTAAATACCTTAGAAATCATAAATTAGAAGATGATTTATGGGCTTCTGAATTGGCTAATTCTGGTATTTTATTTGGAATACTAGGCATCGTTACTGGCATGATCTGGGCTAAATTTACATGGGGTTCTGCATGGAGTGGAGACCCAAAACAAAATGGTGCTGCAGGCGGCTTAATGTTTTACTTTGCTTATATAATACTAAGAGGTTCTTTTAAAGATGAAGAGCAAAGAGCACGAATAAGTGCCATCTTTAACATCTTTGCCTTTGCTGTATTTATTCCATTAATATTTGTTCTCCCTAGGTTAACAGATTCTCTACATCCTGGAAATGGCGGAAACCCAGGTTTTAATGCCTATGACCTTGATAGCAAATTAAGATTGATATTCTATCCAGCTATTATTGGGTGGACACTTATCGGAGTTTGGTTTGCACAAATCAGAGTTAGAATGAGAAAAATAGAAAATCAAATTTTAGAAAACGAGTAA
- a CDS encoding CcmD family protein, giving the protein MKKLVSLLTMWVVFIATAVAQNKIPISSNDYSNNSIEMADAFRSNGKIYVVVGVIVALWAGMMVYLISTDKKISKLEKLLNN; this is encoded by the coding sequence ATGAAAAAATTAGTATCACTTCTCACTATGTGGGTTGTATTTATAGCTACTGCAGTGGCTCAAAATAAAATACCTATTTCATCTAATGATTATAGTAACAATTCTATCGAAATGGCTGATGCTTTCCGATCAAACGGAAAAATATATGTCGTGGTAGGTGTAATCGTTGCATTGTGGGCAGGAATGATGGTCTACCTTATTTCTACTGACAAAAAAATATCAAAGCTAGAAAAGCTATTAAATAACTAA
- a CDS encoding cytochrome c maturation protein CcmE domain-containing protein, translating to MKKSHIFGLVIIGMMISILVVTAGDASQYVDFSEAYSLAADGNSSKVHVIGELQKDKSGNVIGIHYDPAKDPNYLAFTLVDDKNIAKKVVCYSPPASMRDFEKSEKVVVIGRAKGENQDFIASEILMKCPSKYEEKEL from the coding sequence ATGAAAAAGTCTCATATTTTTGGTCTAGTCATCATTGGAATGATGATTAGTATATTGGTTGTTACAGCAGGAGATGCTAGCCAATATGTTGATTTTTCAGAAGCATATTCACTTGCTGCTGATGGTAACTCTTCAAAAGTTCATGTTATTGGTGAACTTCAAAAAGATAAAAGCGGAAATGTAATCGGAATTCATTACGACCCTGCAAAAGACCCTAATTATTTAGCATTTACTTTAGTTGATGATAAAAACATTGCTAAGAAAGTTGTTTGTTATTCTCCCCCTGCCTCTATGAGAGATTTTGAAAAATCTGAAAAAGTAGTGGTTATAGGAAGAGCAAAAGGAGAAAATCAAGACTTTATTGCAAGTGAAATTTTAATGAAGTGTCCTTCAAAATATGAAGAAAAAGAACTTTAA
- a CDS encoding cytidylate kinase-like family protein → METNVYTQLIKNLEYEFTHSVSKKAQSEGTIITLSRDYGSGIKKVGEQLVKYLNKNEVGFNLLKKEWRLIDTTVIRDLSKELSLEYKLIEEYVPFEKKGIIEQLIHSFGPSYNKLDGKLSSTLKTIVHAYFERGNVVILGRGAGFFAEELDNALKIKVNSTMQFRIGHLMKAHNLNFDDAKMKMLENSKLRNDFLEHIQKGQTEHYDTVIDRSRLDDATLTDYLYSFTIAKVKELSRRQKNKNKFSTVY, encoded by the coding sequence ATGGAAACTAATGTATACACTCAATTAATTAAGAATTTAGAATATGAATTCACACATTCAGTTTCTAAAAAAGCACAATCAGAAGGAACAATAATAACTCTTTCTAGAGATTATGGTTCTGGAATTAAAAAAGTAGGGGAGCAATTAGTTAAATATTTAAATAAAAATGAAGTTGGGTTCAACTTATTAAAAAAAGAATGGAGGTTAATTGACACTACCGTAATACGTGATTTATCAAAAGAACTAAGTTTAGAATATAAATTAATTGAGGAATACGTTCCCTTCGAGAAAAAAGGAATTATTGAACAGTTAATACATTCGTTTGGTCCTAGTTATAATAAGTTAGATGGAAAATTATCATCAACTTTAAAAACAATTGTTCATGCTTACTTTGAAAGAGGTAATGTAGTTATTCTAGGTAGGGGTGCAGGTTTTTTTGCAGAAGAATTAGACAATGCTCTTAAAATTAAGGTGAATAGCACAATGCAATTTAGAATTGGACACCTTATGAAAGCACATAATCTTAATTTTGATGATGCAAAAATGAAAATGCTAGAAAACTCTAAATTAAGAAATGACTTTTTGGAGCATATTCAAAAGGGACAAACCGAACACTACGATACTGTTATTGATAGAAGTCGATTAGACGATGCGACTTTGACAGATTACCTTTATTCTTTCACAATAGCCAAAGTTAAAGAGTTGTCTAGAAGACAAAAAAATAAAAATAAGTTCTCTACAGTTTATTAA
- a CDS encoding peroxiredoxin-like family protein: protein MKTNNIFYSICIFLISITLEVNGQQVPQQASDISPLLIGESVPKEIILRDVEGNEVNLLKEIKKKPSILVFYRGGWCPYCNRQLSGLGEVSDYLVSIGYQIIAISPDAPDDLSMTYDKHMMNYQLFSDSDMLASKAFGLAYTLDDKSFNKFSNLGMDIVMTDGGTHQMLPVPAVFFIRQNGEITFEYINPNFKKRISPSLLVGAAESLSSE from the coding sequence ATGAAAACTAATAATATTTTTTATTCCATCTGTATCTTTTTAATAAGTATAACTCTTGAGGTAAATGGACAACAAGTTCCTCAGCAAGCAAGTGATATTTCTCCATTATTGATAGGGGAATCAGTACCCAAAGAGATTATTTTGAGAGATGTAGAAGGGAATGAGGTAAATTTATTAAAAGAAATAAAGAAGAAACCCTCTATCCTTGTTTTTTACAGAGGAGGATGGTGTCCGTATTGTAATAGACAATTATCTGGATTAGGAGAAGTATCAGATTACTTGGTAAGTATAGGTTATCAAATAATAGCAATATCTCCCGACGCTCCAGACGATTTATCAATGACTTATGATAAACATATGATGAATTATCAGTTGTTTTCTGATAGTGATATGTTAGCTTCTAAAGCATTTGGTTTAGCGTACACATTAGATGATAAGTCATTTAATAAATTTTCTAATTTAGGGATGGATATCGTAATGACAGATGGGGGTACACATCAAATGTTACCTGTTCCAGCAGTGTTTTTTATTCGTCAAAATGGAGAAATCACTTTTGAATACATCAATCCTAATTTTAAGAAACGTATTAGCCCATCTTTATTAGTTGGAGCTGCAGAATCGTTATCATCAGAATAA